The genomic DNA CTCACAAGGAACTCCCGTTTAATACTGTTGTACGGGTTACTAATTTATTGAATAATAGGGTTGTTGTTGTAAGGATTAATGATAGGGGTCCTTTTAGAAAAGACAGAATCATTGATTTGTCAAAATCTGCTGCTGAAAAACTAGATTTTCTAGGAATAGGCGTTGCTCCTGTAAAAATTGAGATATTGGAAAAATTGGATGCAAAGAAAGTTGTGGCACAAGAGAATAAGAAATCTTTAGATACAGTAGATTCTTCTAAGAAAGATTCTGTTATTAGTTCAAAGTTAGATAAAGATGTTCTTATAGAGAAAAAGGAAACTAAAGAAAATGCTGTTGCAGAGAAACTTTTAAATGAAACTGAGATGGAACCAGATTTTTATATACAAGTAGGCTCTTATAAAATGAAAGATTATGCTGAGAGAGCGTATAAAACATTGCAGAAAGTTGGTTTGAATGTCTTAGTAAATGTTCATGGTCCTTTTTTTACAGTTTTTATTCCTACTGCTGCTGATGATGTACATAAAAATGTTGAACTTATTAAATCTACAGGGTACAAGGATGTTTTAGTAAGAAAGACTAAGATTTTGGGAGATAGATTAACTATAGAATAGTATTTTGTTCTATTTTTTGAAAAAATATATCTATTTTTAGTTTTATGTTTTCAAACTTTGAATAATAGACTTCTATATTAGGTAAGGATTTTAGGAAAAGCTCCCCATAAGTTTTCTCGAAAATTCTTTTATCAAAACATACTATAATGCCATAATCTTTTGAATCTCTAATTAGCCTTCCAAATCCTTGTTTGAATTTCATGATTGCTTGAGGTAGTGTTTCTTTTCTAAAAAAATTTTCTCCTGTTTGAATAGCCAATTCATTTTTTGCTATTAAAACAGGGTCTGAGGGAGTTTGGAATGGAAGTTTGGGCATTATTACCATTGTCAATTTATCTCCTTTAATGTCTATTCCTTCCCAGAAATTCTTAATCCCTATGAGTACGCTTTTTTTTTGTGATTTTTTAAAAGAATTTATTAACTCATGTTTTGGTAAATCTCCTTGTATAAAAAGATTTATATCATTTTCAAGTAGAAAATCTTTAATTGTTTTTTCTGTATATTTTAAGCTTTTAAATGATGTTAAAAGAATTAAAGTTCCGCCTTTATTTAGTAATACAAGTTCTTTAATGTATTTTATTGATTGACTTAAAAATTTTTCTTCATTATTGGGGTTTTCAATGTCAGATGTAACTGTTAGCATTGATTTTTCTTTGTAAGGAAAAGAATACGGTATTTTTTCCTTTTCTATGTCTTTATCGCTTAAGTTTAATCCCGTTTGGTTTAGGAAATATGAAAATGATTGATTTATAAGCAGAGTAGCTGAGGTAAAAATTATTCTTTTTGCTCTTTTGTACATAATTTTATTTAGTCCAGGACCTAAATAAATTTCTGATGTTTTGAATGTGGTTATATTTTTTTTATTTTCTATCCAAAAACAAAGATTGTCATCTTTATTTAAAGATATGAAATTTTTAATTAATGTTTCTTTTTCTTCTATATTCCTAACTAGTCTTTCAAGTTCAATTTTTGCTGTTTTATTTTCAAGTTCTTGTGTTATTGATGACATAGCTGATCGATAATTTTCTAGATTATAGACAATGTCCTTTAAGTGTGTTTTAATTCGTATGTAAAAATCGATTTTATGTGTATTACTAGTTATTCTGTAAACGGAGGGAAAATCTTTTTTTGTTCTTATTATATAATCTATATTTTCAAAACTTAGCATTGTTGCAATTTCAAAATTTTTCTTGTATATACCACTTATATTTTGTCTTTTGATGATTTTATCTACTTTTGCAAAAAGTTGTTTTAAACCAACTCTTGAAAAATTTTTGCTAAATAGAGCCCTTGCAGCTTCTTCTAGATAATGAGCTTCATCAATTATTATGTTTTTTATATTAGGCAGAATTAAGTTAAGGTCCTCTTCTATCTCATCTTTTTCAGAAGTATCTTCATAATTTTCTTTTTCTGTCAATATTTCATTTCTTATATAAAGATCATTTAGGAGTAAATGATGATTGGTTATGATAATATCACATTCTAATGCTTTTCTTCTTGCTTTTTTGAAGAAACATTTATTCTCATCAGGGCAGGTAATTCCCGAACATGTTTCAGTGCTAGCTGATACTTCTTCCCAAATTTTTTCGTCTACAAAATTAAGTTCGTCTTTATCACCAGTTTGTGTATTTTTTGCCCAATGGAATAATGATTCCAGATTGTTTTTATTAAATGTATGTATTAGTAGACTTCTTTCAAGTTCTTCAAGTCGACGAAGACATAGGTAGTTTCTCATTCCTTTAATGAGTCCAAACTTTATTTTAAAAGGAATGATTTTCTCTAAAGATTTAATATCTTTTTTAATTAGTTGTTCTTGAAGATTAATAGAGGCTGTTGAGATTATGACCTTTTCTTGTGTTTTTTGAATGAAATCAATAGCAGAGATTAAATAAGCAAGGCTTTTGCCAGTCCCTGTTGGTGCTTCAATAACTAGAAAATTTTCATTATCGAAGGCTTTACTGACCTTCTCTATCATTCTGAGCTGTGGTTCTCTTTTTACAAATCCTTTGATATTTAGTTCGGCTTTTTTTAGTATGTAATCAATTAAATTCAATTGTATTGATAATTCCTTTTATTAATTTTTCGAATTCTTTAGATATTTTTGATGAATTTATCTTAACTTCCTCGTGACTCAAAGGTTCCTTTTGCATACCTGATGCTAGGTTTGTGACATTTGAAATTGCTACTGTATTCATTTTAAGATACGCTGCTGTAATTACTTCAGGTACTGTTGACATACCAACTAAATCTGCACCTATTGTTTTAAAAAAGCTTATTTCGGCTGTTGTTTCATAGCAAGGACCTGAAACGGCAAGATAAACACCTTCTTTAATGTTTTCCTTAAAAATATTCTTATAAACGTTTCTTGTTAATTCCACTAAACTTGAATTACTGTAAATTGAATTTAGTTCTTGAAATCTTGCTCCCAAGTTGTCATCATTTGTTCCAATTAAGGGATTGATTCCCATAAAATTTATGTGATTGTTTATTAAAATAAGATCATTTATTTTAAATTGACTATTAATTGCTCCTGAGGAATTTGTAATGATTAAATTTTGAATTCCGATTTTTTTTGCAAGCAGTATAGGCATTATTATTTCTTTAGGGTGATAACCTTCATAATAATGAAATCTTCCAGAAAAAATAGCTATGTCTTTATTAATGTTTAATGTACCCTTATGTCCATCTACAGTTGATATTGGAAATTCTTTTATGTCTCTATAAGGAATTTCAATACCATGTTCACATATTGAATTTAAGTCGCTAAGTCCAGAGCCAAGTATTATTGCTGTTTTGGGTTTAAATTCTGACTTGTCTTTGATTGAATCATATGCTTTATCTATTCTTTTATTGATTTCTTTGAAATTCATTCTGTGTCCTTCTTTACCATGGTGTTTTCTTATTATATATTTATTTTATGAATTTTTTAAACAATGTTAGTCGTCCGGTTATGATTTTAGCTCCGATGGAAGATGTAACAGATACTGTTTTTAGGAATTTGATTCATTTAATAGGTAATGGAAAAGAGGGACCTGATATTTACTTTACTGAGTTTATTTCTGCTGCGGGGCTTGTAAGGGGATCTAGACAGTCAATGCAACATGTTTTAACAAGAAATGATGAATTGACTCGCCCTTTGTTTGCTCAAATTTGGGGTAAGAATCCCGATGATTTTTTTAATGCCATAGAAATTTTAAGCAAACTAGGATTTTGGGGAATTGACCTTAATATGGGTTGTCCTAAGAAAAAGATAGTTAAAAAGGGAGTATGTTCTGCTTTAATTTTAAATAAAACCTTAGCTTATGAAATAGTCATGGCTAGTAAGGAGGCGTGTTTAAAATTTGGATTACCTCTTAGCGTAAAGACAAGACATGGATTTTTTTGTTCTGAAGTTGAGGATTGGTTAGGATTTTTACTGGAATTGGGTATTGATATGCTGACAATTCATCCAAGGCTTGCTATCAATCAAAGTGAAGGTGCCATAGATATTAATGTGTTTGATGAAGTTGTTAAACTTAGAGACAAAATAAATCCTTCTACATTAATTATTGGGAATGGAGATATTTTAAGTTTGGAACAAGCAGTTCAAATTATAAGAGATTATTCTATTGATGGAGTAATGTTTGGGCGTGGAATTTTTAAGAATTTAAATTTATTTAAAAAAGATTCTCCTAACTTTTTGAGTAATAATTTAAATTTTAGATTAAATATATTAAAATTTCATATAAAAGATTTTCATTCTACTTGGAGCCTTACTAAGGATTTTAATAAACTTAAGAAATACTTCAAGATTTATTTTAATGAAAGTGAGAGGAATAGTGAATATTTTCATAATATTATGAGTTCAACTAATTATGAGGAGCTTTTTGAAAATCTAGGTCGAGTGGATTTTAGGGAGATTATGTTAAGTAATGAGTAGTAAGGTTTCAGAAAAATATGATTCTAAGGTTTTTGAAGATAGAATTTATAAGAAATGGCTAGATAATGGGGTTTTTAGTCCCAATGATAGCTTTAAACACAAATTTAGCATGGTAGCTCCTCCTCCAAATGTTACAGGCATTCTTCATATGGGACATGCTCTTAATTTTACCTTGCAGGATATTCTTATTCGCTACAAGAGAATGAAAGGGAATAATACACTTTGGCTTTTTGGAACAGACCATGCTGGGATTGCGACTCAATCAGTTTTTGAAAAACAGCTTAAAGAGCTTGGAAAGAATAAAGATGATTTTACTCGTGAAGAATTTATTGATGAAATTTTTAAATTAAAGGACAAGCATAGAGAAATAATTGTTAGCCAGATAGAAAAGCTTGGAGCTTCTTATGACCATTCAAGAGAGAGATTTACTCTTGATGAGGAAGCTTGTAGAGCTGTTAATAAAGCATTTGTTGATTTGTATAATAAGGGGTTGATTTATAAGGGGGAATATCTTGTAAATCTTGATCCTGGTACTGGAAGCGTTGTTAGCGACGAAGAAGTTGAGTATATAGAAATTGTTGGGAAAATTTATTTTATTAAGTATTTATTAGATGATGGTAATTTTATTGAGGTTGCAACTACTAGACCTGAGACTATGTTTGGAGATGTAGCTGTTGCTGTTAATCCTATTGATGATAGGTATAAGTCTCTGATTGGTAGAGAGGTTATAGTTCCTATTGCAAATAGAAAGGTTAAGATAATAGGGGATAGCTATGTTGATATGGAATTTGGTAGTGGTGCCTTAAAAATAACGCCTGCACATGATCCTAATGATTTTGAAATTTCAAAAAGGCATGATATCCCTAAAATAAATATCTTAAATAAGAATGCAAAACTTAATGAAAATGTTCCCGTTGAATATCAGGGATTAAGTGTAAGAGATGCAAGAGCTAAGATAGAAAAAGATTTAAAGAATAAAGGGTTATTAATAGATGTTAAGAGTCATAAACATCAAGTTGGGCATTGTCATAGGTCTGGAGAGGTTATTGAACCTTATTTGTCAAATCAGTGGTTTGTGAGAATGAAACCTTTGGCTTGTAATGCTTTAAAGGCTTTAGAAAATGATGAGATTAGATTTTATCCTAAAAAGTGGGAGAATACGTATAAGCATTGGTTATTAAATATTAGGGATTGGTGTATATCTAGACAGTTGGTTTGGGGACACAGAATTCCTGCTTGGTATGATATCAAGACGGGAGATGTTGTTGTTAGTGAGCATGACCCTTCATTAAGTGAGAAGTATAAAGATAGGCATTTTACTAGAGATCCTGATGTACTTGATACTTGGTTTTCTTCTTGGTTATGGCCATTTTCTTCGCTTGGATGGCCAGAGGCTACCCTTGATTTTAAGAATTATTATCCTACAAATACTTTAATTACTGCGTATGACATAATATTTTTTTGGGTAGCAAGGATGGTTATGGCAGGGCTTGAATTTACAGGTCAGGTTCCGTTTAGGGATATATACATAACACCTCTTTTAAGAGACAAACAGGGTAGAAAGATGTCAAAATCTTTAGGTAATGGAATAGATCCTCTTAAAATTATCAATGAATACGGAAGTGATGCTTTGCGTTTTACTGTTTCGTTTTTATCTGTACAGGGACAGGATTTAAATATTGATACTAAAGATTTTATGTTTGGCGCTAAGTTTGTAAATAAAGTATTTAATGCATCTAAATTCATTTTATCAAATTTAGATGGCAGGGTTATGTCAGACAGATTAGATTTAGACGATATTGATAAGTGGTTACTTGCAAGTTTAAATTCTACTATTGTTTCTCTAGAATGGGCGTTTAAAAATTATAAGTATAATGAGGCTACAAAAGCAGTATATGAATTCTTTTGGAATGATTTTTGTGATTGGTATATTGAAATTAGTAAAATTAATTTGAACAGTAAAGATAATAATATTCAAAATATGACTATTTGTAAGTTGATTTTTTTCCTTGAAAAATCTTTACTTTTAATGCATCCTTTTCTACCTTTTATTACTGAAGAGATTTATTCCAAACTTCCATCTTCAAATGGTATATTAGCTTTGAAAAGTTATCCTGAGACTACAAATATGGGAGAGTTTAGGGAAGAATTTGAAAGTTTTAATTCGTTTAAAGATTTTATTATATCTATTAGAACTCTTAGAAGTGAATTTAATATAGTACCAAATATTCGGATGAATGTTACCTTAAAGTTTGATAATTCTTTTAAATATGAGAGATATTTTAAGGATCATGAACATATTGCAAAGAAACTTATTAACTTTGATTGCGTATTTTACAATGAGAAATATGAAAATATGATAGGCGTACCTAATGTTGGTTTTGAAAGTTTTGCAGACATTAAGGGTTTAATAGATACTGATAAAGAACTATCAAGGCTTTCTAAGCAATTAGAGAAGTATGAAAGACTTAAATCTTCAACTTTAGAGAAGCTTAAAAATCAAAATTTCTTGTCAAATGCACCTAACGAGATTGTTGAGCTAGAGAAATCGAAATTGGAAGAGTTTGATTCTTTTATATTAAAAATTAGTAATTACATTAATAATTTAAGAGAATAGTTTTGGATTTGTTAGGTGAATATGATAAATGGTTAAATATTATTGTCATTATTTTGTCGCATTCATTTAATAAAGATGAAAATATATATCTATTAAATTCTTCTTCATGCCAATTCTTGACATGACACGCCTCGTTTCCTATATCTCTTATGTAGTGCATGCTATTTCTTAAAGTATCTATATTTTCAGTAGTTAAGTAAGGTTTGATTTCAAATAGGAATATTTCTATGTTGCTATAAAGGCTTTTATTAAGTTTTATTTCTGGATTTAATATTTTAGAATATCTTATTATTATATATTCAAGCCACAATCTAAGAATCTGTATTCCACTTCTTATGTAAATTTCAGCAATTTTCTTCGCTTGATTGTAATAAAAATAAGATGTTTCTGATATATCTTTAAAAAGATTAGATTTTACATCTCTAATTAAATTTGATTCAACTTGTTTTAATAGGATGCCATTATGTTTAGTAAGTACATGATTAGGTTCTGTTATAAAATCTTTTTGATAATAGGAATTTCTCCTTGAAGAAGAAAGGCGTTGCCATAAAGGACATAGTTGCCACTCTAGATTTGGCAATAGATTGTATTGTAATCTATTGCTTTCTTTCCTTCTAATGGATTGTTTACTTATAGATTTAAATGGGATGGGCTCAGGTTCTCTTAATAGACTATGATATTGAGTAAATATACGACTAGATTCTGTAGGTTCCATGAATTTTTGTTGAAAGCTTGTTATTAAGGGGCTTGTGTTCCACTCTAGGCATGGAAATAGTTCAATTTGTTCTTTATTGTTTTCCTTTTTTTGAATAAATTTTTTATTTAGGTAATTCATTAATTAATCCTTTTGCGATTTTATCATATGTCTTTTATTCTTAAATCCTTTTACTTTAGAATAATTAAAATTTGCAAGTTTTAATCCTTCTTTTACAATTTTGGACGAAGAAAATGTTGCAAGTTTTGTGCCT from Borrelia turcica IST7 includes the following:
- a CDS encoding septal ring lytic transglycosylase RlpA family protein, encoding MRSLLNLCNFVLIFSLLSFVVVKLDSATVGLASWYGEAFHGKVTANGEKFDMTALTAAHKELPFNTVVRVTNLLNNRVVVVRINDRGPFRKDRIIDLSKSAAEKLDFLGIGVAPVKIEILEKLDAKKVVAQENKKSLDTVDSSKKDSVISSKLDKDVLIEKKETKENAVAEKLLNETEMEPDFYIQVGSYKMKDYAERAYKTLQKVGLNVLVNVHGPFFTVFIPTAADDVHKNVELIKSTGYKDVLVRKTKILGDRLTIE
- a CDS encoding ATP-dependent DNA helicase; translated protein: MNLIDYILKKAELNIKGFVKREPQLRMIEKVSKAFDNENFLVIEAPTGTGKSLAYLISAIDFIQKTQEKVIISTASINLQEQLIKKDIKSLEKIIPFKIKFGLIKGMRNYLCLRRLEELERSLLIHTFNKNNLESLFHWAKNTQTGDKDELNFVDEKIWEEVSASTETCSGITCPDENKCFFKKARRKALECDIIITNHHLLLNDLYIRNEILTEKENYEDTSEKDEIEEDLNLILPNIKNIIIDEAHYLEEAARALFSKNFSRVGLKQLFAKVDKIIKRQNISGIYKKNFEIATMLSFENIDYIIRTKKDFPSVYRITSNTHKIDFYIRIKTHLKDIVYNLENYRSAMSSITQELENKTAKIELERLVRNIEEKETLIKNFISLNKDDNLCFWIENKKNITTFKTSEIYLGPGLNKIMYKRAKRIIFTSATLLINQSFSYFLNQTGLNLSDKDIEKEKIPYSFPYKEKSMLTVTSDIENPNNEEKFLSQSIKYIKELVLLNKGGTLILLTSFKSLKYTEKTIKDFLLENDINLFIQGDLPKHELINSFKKSQKKSVLIGIKNFWEGIDIKGDKLTMVIMPKLPFQTPSDPVLIAKNELAIQTGENFFRKETLPQAIMKFKQGFGRLIRDSKDYGIIVCFDKRIFEKTYGELFLKSLPNIEVYYSKFENIKLKIDIFFQKIEQNTIL
- a CDS encoding purine-nucleoside phosphorylase, with product MNFKEINKRIDKAYDSIKDKSEFKPKTAIILGSGLSDLNSICEHGIEIPYRDIKEFPISTVDGHKGTLNINKDIAIFSGRFHYYEGYHPKEIIMPILLAKKIGIQNLIITNSSGAINSQFKINDLILINNHINFMGINPLIGTNDDNLGARFQELNSIYSNSSLVELTRNVYKNIFKENIKEGVYLAVSGPCYETTAEISFFKTIGADLVGMSTVPEVITAAYLKMNTVAISNVTNLASGMQKEPLSHEEVKINSSKISKEFEKLIKGIINTIEFN
- a CDS encoding tRNA dihydrouridine synthase; amino-acid sequence: MNFLNNVSRPVMILAPMEDVTDTVFRNLIHLIGNGKEGPDIYFTEFISAAGLVRGSRQSMQHVLTRNDELTRPLFAQIWGKNPDDFFNAIEILSKLGFWGIDLNMGCPKKKIVKKGVCSALILNKTLAYEIVMASKEACLKFGLPLSVKTRHGFFCSEVEDWLGFLLELGIDMLTIHPRLAINQSEGAIDINVFDEVVKLRDKINPSTLIIGNGDILSLEQAVQIIRDYSIDGVMFGRGIFKNLNLFKKDSPNFLSNNLNFRLNILKFHIKDFHSTWSLTKDFNKLKKYFKIYFNESERNSEYFHNIMSSTNYEELFENLGRVDFREIMLSNE
- the valS gene encoding valine--tRNA ligase is translated as MSSKVSEKYDSKVFEDRIYKKWLDNGVFSPNDSFKHKFSMVAPPPNVTGILHMGHALNFTLQDILIRYKRMKGNNTLWLFGTDHAGIATQSVFEKQLKELGKNKDDFTREEFIDEIFKLKDKHREIIVSQIEKLGASYDHSRERFTLDEEACRAVNKAFVDLYNKGLIYKGEYLVNLDPGTGSVVSDEEVEYIEIVGKIYFIKYLLDDGNFIEVATTRPETMFGDVAVAVNPIDDRYKSLIGREVIVPIANRKVKIIGDSYVDMEFGSGALKITPAHDPNDFEISKRHDIPKINILNKNAKLNENVPVEYQGLSVRDARAKIEKDLKNKGLLIDVKSHKHQVGHCHRSGEVIEPYLSNQWFVRMKPLACNALKALENDEIRFYPKKWENTYKHWLLNIRDWCISRQLVWGHRIPAWYDIKTGDVVVSEHDPSLSEKYKDRHFTRDPDVLDTWFSSWLWPFSSLGWPEATLDFKNYYPTNTLITAYDIIFFWVARMVMAGLEFTGQVPFRDIYITPLLRDKQGRKMSKSLGNGIDPLKIINEYGSDALRFTVSFLSVQGQDLNIDTKDFMFGAKFVNKVFNASKFILSNLDGRVMSDRLDLDDIDKWLLASLNSTIVSLEWAFKNYKYNEATKAVYEFFWNDFCDWYIEISKINLNSKDNNIQNMTICKLIFFLEKSLLLMHPFLPFITEEIYSKLPSSNGILALKSYPETTNMGEFREEFESFNSFKDFIISIRTLRSEFNIVPNIRMNVTLKFDNSFKYERYFKDHEHIAKKLINFDCVFYNEKYENMIGVPNVGFESFADIKGLIDTDKELSRLSKQLEKYERLKSSTLEKLKNQNFLSNAPNEIVELEKSKLEEFDSFILKISNYINNLRE
- a CDS encoding DUF4145 domain-containing protein, yielding MNYLNKKFIQKKENNKEQIELFPCLEWNTSPLITSFQQKFMEPTESSRIFTQYHSLLREPEPIPFKSISKQSIRRKESNRLQYNLLPNLEWQLCPLWQRLSSSRRNSYYQKDFITEPNHVLTKHNGILLKQVESNLIRDVKSNLFKDISETSYFYYNQAKKIAEIYIRSGIQILRLWLEYIIIRYSKILNPEIKLNKSLYSNIEIFLFEIKPYLTTENIDTLRNSMHYIRDIGNEACHVKNWHEEEFNRYIFSSLLNECDKIMTIIFNHLSYSPNKSKTILLNY